A single Natrinema pellirubrum DSM 15624 DNA region contains:
- a CDS encoding sodium/proline symporter, which yields MTNWMLVIPFVGYLLGLLGFGYLASQKLDDLSDYLLGGRTIGSGVTALTLQATSMSGFMFMGGPALAFKQGLWALWYAAGDFGGGLVNLAVLGRNLRRVTEALGSLTPIEWLEDRYMHASVRVVGATIAIIFLSAYVIAQFIAAGKAIEAISGLPFIYGLSIGAGIIVLYTFVGGYLAVAWTDAFQAIVMAIGMNVILIAGIIEVGGPSSLVNKIAAKDPTYLSIWGKGFAHAGEWGVVAGAVLIYSIGYMGLPHAVVRHLSMKDPDTAKGAAIWNVFYNTFFIYQPYILGLMAIVLLPNLSDPEMAVIRLATSLLPGILAAIILAALMAAVMSTADSLLIMAGSILSRDVVQRFAADDLSDDQMFLWSRMLVLTIGVVGVIIAAVQPPGIFDLVVFAFGGLGTAFLVPNVAGVYWDRANWQGALAAMIGGAGTNIIWTVQDLQSVSAIHPFFAGILGSALLMIVVTLITEPPAGQAISIVQRARRAESAPQGTAQKSARSLAPEARSIGEYLAADNTHSMTATDSSAVTQQPADD from the coding sequence ATGACGAATTGGATGCTCGTCATTCCGTTCGTGGGGTATTTATTGGGCCTCCTTGGCTTCGGCTATCTTGCCAGCCAAAAACTCGACGACCTCAGCGACTACTTGCTCGGTGGCCGAACAATCGGAAGTGGCGTTACTGCTCTTACGCTACAAGCAACGTCGATGAGCGGATTCATGTTCATGGGCGGCCCCGCACTTGCGTTTAAACAAGGGCTCTGGGCTCTCTGGTACGCAGCAGGTGATTTTGGTGGCGGTCTCGTAAACCTCGCCGTTCTCGGACGGAACCTGCGTCGGGTCACGGAAGCACTCGGATCCCTCACTCCGATTGAGTGGTTGGAAGACCGCTACATGCACGCGAGTGTTCGTGTTGTTGGTGCCACGATCGCGATTATATTCCTTTCAGCGTACGTGATTGCACAGTTTATCGCAGCAGGCAAAGCCATTGAAGCGATTAGCGGTCTTCCGTTTATTTACGGCCTCAGTATCGGCGCAGGGATTATCGTCCTATATACGTTCGTCGGCGGATACTTGGCGGTGGCTTGGACCGACGCGTTCCAGGCGATCGTGATGGCGATAGGAATGAACGTGATCTTGATCGCAGGAATTATCGAAGTCGGCGGGCCCAGCTCACTTGTCAACAAGATTGCGGCGAAAGACCCAACTTATCTCTCAATCTGGGGGAAAGGATTCGCCCACGCAGGTGAGTGGGGCGTGGTTGCGGGTGCTGTCCTTATCTATTCTATCGGGTACATGGGTCTACCCCATGCAGTTGTCCGACACCTGAGCATGAAAGACCCGGACACAGCAAAGGGAGCGGCTATTTGGAACGTGTTCTATAACACGTTCTTCATCTACCAGCCCTACATCCTCGGTTTGATGGCGATCGTTCTTCTGCCGAATCTTTCGGATCCTGAGATGGCAGTGATCCGCCTTGCCACGTCCCTACTACCGGGTATTTTGGCGGCTATTATTCTCGCAGCTCTGATGGCTGCGGTCATGAGTACCGCCGACTCCTTACTCATCATGGCGGGGTCGATCCTCTCACGCGACGTTGTCCAGCGGTTCGCCGCTGACGATCTTTCTGACGATCAAATGTTCCTCTGGTCTCGGATGCTCGTGCTGACGATCGGTGTCGTCGGAGTGATTATCGCAGCTGTGCAACCACCAGGAATTTTCGATCTAGTCGTGTTCGCCTTCGGCGGACTCGGGACAGCGTTTTTAGTTCCGAATGTGGCTGGCGTCTACTGGGATCGTGCTAACTGGCAAGGTGCGCTTGCGGCGATGATTGGTGGGGCAGGGACCAATATAATCTGGACAGTGCAAGACCTCCAGTCCGTGTCCGCAATCCATCCCTTTTTCGCAGGGATTCTTGGGTCAGCCCTGTTGATGATTGTGGTAACCCTAATCACGGAACCACCGGCCGGTCAAGCTATTTCGATCGTCCAGCGTGCTCGTCGAGCCGAATCGGCGCCACAGGGTACCGCCCAAAAATCGGCGCGATCGCTTGCCCCTGAGGCGCGATCAATCGGCGAATATCTTGCCGCTGACAACACTCACTCGATGACGGCCACTGATAGTTCGGCGGTCACCCAACAGCCAGCAGACGACTAA
- a CDS encoding aminotransferase family protein — protein MAEQEPAADSGLNEIERTDKEYVFGTWSYQKEVEPTEVVDADGVRFTTADGDEYIDFSSQLMCSNLGHSADKVADAIAEQVRNAAYVSPSYTTENRAKLGKKLADVTPGDLSKTFFSTSGTEAVEAAIKIARFYTGKQKIISRYRSYHGATYGSISVTGDPRRLKSEPGIPGTIKAPDPYAYGSTLDPMESVEYIDEMLELEGDTVAAILVEPIVGSNGILVPPEEYLPRLKEIAHDHGALLICDEVMAGFGRTGEWFGCDVFDVAPDIMTMAKGLTGAYQPLGATIVSSKISEHFEENMLCHGHTYAGHPAAVAAGLATIETYQEENLIGRASEMGEYLGDRIEALAEKHPSVGDTRGVGLFRGIELTKHPGKRVPFGEREDKISTGSTVVDEVSATAAEHGTYVANMINTLIIAPPLTITEAEIDEAIAAIDAGLDVSDAAMEH, from the coding sequence ATGGCAGAACAGGAACCTGCAGCCGACTCCGGTCTGAACGAGATCGAACGAACTGACAAAGAGTACGTCTTTGGGACATGGTCGTACCAGAAGGAAGTTGAACCAACGGAGGTCGTCGATGCGGACGGCGTCCGGTTCACTACGGCTGACGGTGACGAATACATCGACTTCTCGAGCCAGCTAATGTGTTCGAACCTTGGCCACTCCGCTGACAAGGTCGCTGATGCAATCGCCGAGCAAGTACGAAATGCGGCGTACGTTTCGCCCAGTTACACGACAGAAAATCGCGCGAAACTAGGGAAGAAACTCGCGGATGTCACTCCTGGTGACCTCTCAAAGACGTTCTTCTCGACGAGTGGTACAGAGGCCGTCGAGGCAGCGATCAAGATAGCTCGCTTCTATACTGGTAAACAGAAGATCATCTCGCGATACCGCTCGTACCATGGTGCGACGTACGGATCGATCAGCGTTACTGGTGACCCACGCCGGCTAAAATCTGAACCCGGCATTCCCGGGACAATCAAAGCGCCCGATCCCTACGCCTACGGGTCAACACTCGACCCGATGGAAAGCGTCGAGTATATTGACGAGATGCTCGAACTGGAGGGCGACACGGTCGCGGCTATCCTCGTCGAACCAATCGTCGGGTCGAATGGTATCTTGGTGCCGCCCGAGGAGTATCTCCCACGACTGAAAGAAATCGCCCATGATCACGGCGCATTGCTCATCTGCGACGAAGTGATGGCTGGCTTTGGTCGCACCGGCGAGTGGTTTGGCTGTGACGTTTTCGACGTTGCTCCAGACATTATGACTATGGCAAAGGGGCTGACCGGCGCATACCAGCCCCTCGGTGCGACAATCGTTTCCTCCAAGATATCTGAACATTTTGAGGAGAATATGCTTTGTCACGGCCATACCTATGCAGGGCACCCTGCCGCCGTTGCTGCCGGGCTTGCAACGATCGAAACCTACCAGGAAGAGAACCTTATCGGGCGGGCAAGCGAGATGGGCGAGTATCTTGGCGACCGAATTGAAGCGCTCGCGGAGAAGCACCCGAGTGTTGGCGATACCCGCGGTGTTGGACTATTTAGGGGAATCGAACTGACGAAACATCCTGGTAAGCGCGTCCCATTCGGCGAGCGAGAGGACAAGATCAGCACCGGGAGTACTGTCGTTGACGAGGTTTCCGCCACTGCAGCCGAACACGGCACCTATGTTGCAAACATGATCAACACACTGATCATCGCACCGCCATTGACAATCACCGAAGCCGAAATTGACGAGGCAATCGCCGCGATTGACGCCGGTCTTGATGTCTCGGATGCGGCGATGGAGCACTGA
- a CDS encoding IS4 family transposase produces MRRLTTLFPSEFLEEHAEELGVVERDRKLQIPAFVWAFVFGFAAGESRTLAGFRRCYNSTADETISPGGFYQRLTPTLAEYLRDLVEHGLDEVAVPNAVDADLDRFRDVMIADGTVLRLHEFLSDQFEARHEEQAGAKLHLLHNATEQTIERLDTANEKTHDSTLFKTGPWLENRLLLFDLAYFKYRRFALIDENDGYFVSRLKQNANPLITGELREWRGRAIPLEGKQLRAVLNDLDRKYIDVEVEVEFKRGPYNGTQSLDTKRFRVVGVHNEDADDYHLYITNLARKEFFPADLAEIYRCRWEVELLFRELKTQYELDEFDTSDEHVVRILLYAALLSLLVSRDLLDLVTEQADDELVFPTERWAATFRSHAQLILHELGEFLGYSPPPLLDRLIEDAQKIHKQRPILQETLATATQPRCES; encoded by the coding sequence ATGCGTCGGCTCACTACACTGTTTCCCTCTGAGTTCCTCGAAGAGCACGCCGAGGAACTCGGCGTGGTCGAACGTGACCGCAAGCTCCAGATCCCTGCCTTCGTTTGGGCGTTCGTGTTCGGCTTCGCCGCAGGCGAAAGCCGAACACTCGCTGGGTTTAGACGCTGTTACAACTCTACTGCCGATGAGACGATCTCTCCGGGTGGATTCTATCAGCGGTTGACACCGACACTTGCGGAGTACCTCCGCGACCTCGTCGAGCATGGTCTCGACGAGGTCGCTGTTCCTAACGCTGTTGACGCTGATCTCGACCGATTTAGAGACGTGATGATCGCTGATGGAACGGTGTTACGGTTACACGAATTTCTCTCAGACCAGTTCGAAGCCCGCCACGAGGAGCAGGCTGGAGCGAAGCTCCACCTGCTCCATAATGCCACAGAGCAGACGATTGAACGGCTCGATACTGCTAACGAGAAAACGCACGACAGCACCTTGTTCAAAACAGGGCCGTGGCTTGAGAATCGCCTCCTGCTGTTCGATCTCGCGTACTTCAAGTACCGCCGGTTTGCGTTGATCGACGAAAACGACGGCTACTTCGTGAGTCGGCTGAAGCAGAACGCGAATCCGCTGATTACGGGGGAGTTACGGGAATGGCGCGGCCGCGCCATTCCCTTAGAGGGCAAGCAGCTCCGAGCTGTTCTCAATGATCTTGACCGGAAATACATCGATGTAGAGGTCGAAGTCGAATTCAAACGAGGGCCGTACAATGGGACACAGTCGCTGGATACGAAGCGATTTCGCGTCGTCGGCGTCCACAATGAGGACGCCGACGACTACCACCTGTACATAACGAATTTAGCGAGGAAAGAGTTCTTTCCGGCGGATTTAGCGGAGATCTACCGCTGTCGGTGGGAAGTTGAGTTACTGTTCCGGGAGCTGAAGACGCAGTACGAATTGGACGAGTTCGACACGAGTGACGAACACGTGGTGAGGATCTTATTGTACGCAGCGCTGCTGTCGCTGCTTGTAAGCCGCGATCTGTTGGATCTAGTCACTGAGCAGGCGGATGATGAGCTTGTGTTTCCGACAGAGCGCTGGGCGGCGACCTTTCGGTCGCACGCCCAGCTTATTCTCCACGAACTCGGTGAGTTCCTCGGCTACTCACCGCCGCCGCTGCTCGACCGGCTGATCGAAGACGCTCAAAAGATCCACAAGCAACGACCAATCTTACAAGAGACGCTCGCTACCGCTACACAACCGAGGTGTGAGTCTTAA
- a CDS encoding CoA-acylating methylmalonate-semialdehyde dehydrogenase — protein sequence MSLTTTPPWDDVQNYIDGDWRVPSDDGQDVVNPATGETVSYVGFSSENDVDEAVRAGQEAFEDWSTTPVEERIQPLFELKQLLEAHQDELAEVLVQEHGKTLAEANGELRRGIENVEVACGIPSMMQAGHLPNAAPEIDETAVRKPLGVFTAITAFNFPGMIPLWFLPYAVATGNAFVLKPSEQDPVVAQRIFELIDEAGFPDGVVQLVNGGVNTVNALLDHNGIQGASFVGSTPVAETIYERAAANGKRVQAQGGAKNHIIVTETADLDFAAKKTVSSACACGGERCLANDVVVVEEGVYDEFVDRVVEVASDQTVGYGLDDDIDIGALITPDHEARVRDMIATGIDEGADLLLDGRDVTVEGYEDGNFLGPTVFGDIDPEMTIAREEIFGPVLGLMSVDNIEEAIDVMNRSDFGNAASLFTGSGADARKVRHQADIGNLGVNAGTAAPMAFFHFGGRKDSFFGDLHAQGEDMIHFYTDKTVYIERWPSA from the coding sequence ATGTCACTTACCACCACCCCACCGTGGGACGACGTACAGAACTACATTGACGGAGACTGGCGCGTACCATCGGACGACGGCCAGGATGTCGTCAATCCGGCGACCGGCGAGACGGTTTCGTATGTCGGGTTTAGTTCGGAAAATGACGTAGACGAAGCCGTTCGGGCCGGACAGGAGGCGTTTGAGGACTGGAGTACGACTCCCGTGGAAGAGCGTATCCAACCGCTGTTTGAACTCAAGCAACTACTTGAGGCCCACCAGGACGAACTGGCGGAGGTACTTGTACAAGAACACGGGAAGACGCTTGCTGAGGCCAACGGCGAACTTCGCCGTGGCATCGAGAACGTCGAAGTCGCTTGTGGGATCCCGTCGATGATGCAGGCGGGCCACTTGCCGAACGCCGCTCCCGAAATCGATGAAACGGCAGTTCGCAAGCCGCTAGGCGTATTCACTGCGATCACGGCGTTCAATTTCCCAGGAATGATCCCGCTGTGGTTTCTGCCGTACGCCGTCGCAACTGGAAACGCGTTTGTCCTCAAGCCCAGCGAACAGGATCCAGTCGTCGCACAGCGGATCTTCGAACTGATCGACGAGGCAGGCTTTCCGGACGGGGTTGTCCAACTCGTCAACGGCGGTGTCAACACGGTAAACGCGCTGCTCGATCACAATGGAATTCAGGGCGCATCGTTCGTCGGCTCGACGCCAGTTGCAGAGACCATTTACGAGCGTGCGGCCGCAAACGGCAAGCGTGTTCAGGCGCAAGGTGGAGCGAAAAATCACATCATCGTAACGGAGACAGCAGATCTTGACTTTGCTGCCAAGAAGACGGTGTCGTCGGCGTGTGCCTGTGGAGGAGAGCGCTGTCTCGCCAATGACGTTGTGGTCGTCGAAGAAGGTGTCTACGATGAATTTGTCGACCGCGTCGTTGAAGTAGCCAGCGATCAGACGGTCGGATATGGCCTTGACGATGATATCGACATCGGCGCACTCATCACGCCGGATCACGAGGCCCGCGTACGTGATATGATCGCCACCGGCATCGACGAAGGTGCTGACCTCCTTCTCGACGGGCGAGATGTCACTGTTGAAGGCTACGAAGACGGGAACTTCCTCGGTCCAACCGTATTCGGTGACATCGATCCAGAGATGACGATCGCTCGTGAGGAAATCTTCGGCCCAGTACTCGGACTCATGTCCGTCGATAATATCGAAGAGGCAATTGACGTGATGAACCGCAGTGACTTCGGGAACGCCGCGAGCCTGTTTACCGGTAGCGGGGCCGACGCACGCAAGGTTCGTCACCAAGCTGACATCGGCAATCTTGGTGTCAATGCGGGTACGGCTGCCCCAATGGCCTTCTTCCATTTCGGCGGCCGCAAAGACTCGTTCTTCGGCGACCTGCATGCTCAGGGCGAAGATATGATTCACTTCTACACGGACAAAACAGTCTACATCGAGCGCTGGCCTAGCGCCTGA
- a CDS encoding aminotransferase family protein, with protein sequence MAPNTQPEIVDTPIDSIPHWYSPEDDSISINDGSGAYVYDEDGTEYLDFLSQLYCVNAGHNEERIIEKITEQLQQIPYVSSAKKNETRTEFARRLTDIAPESLSDVMFSISGSEANETAIQIAREYTGSQKVLTRWRSYHGSTYGAASLTGDPETRATVERHAAVTGAAKFLPPMIHRSPFDGDTPEEIGQQAADHLEFVIRNEGPDSIAAILTEPVAGTSGAYPAPPGYFERVRELCNKYDILLISDEVIAGFGRCGDWFGIQTEGVEPDMITFAKGVTSAYVPLAGVLASDEIGSWLKETGFELGQTFAGHPVGCAAGLGALDVYEDELIENVQLLEDEFQNELKKIEERYEAVGSVHGRGFLWSVEFTDPETGEPFVDPRIEDSENPVKQVREIAAENGVLFGSGRPDIQVLLSPPLCINSDKINKAISVLDSAINEIFE encoded by the coding sequence ATGGCGCCTAACACACAGCCAGAAATCGTTGATACGCCGATCGATTCAATTCCCCACTGGTATAGTCCTGAAGATGATTCTATTTCAATTAATGATGGATCAGGGGCATATGTCTACGACGAAGATGGAACTGAGTACCTCGATTTCTTGTCTCAGTTATACTGCGTGAACGCAGGTCATAATGAGGAGAGAATCATTGAGAAAATAACTGAACAACTCCAACAAATTCCATATGTGTCGTCAGCCAAGAAAAATGAAACACGGACTGAATTCGCACGTAGACTGACTGATATTGCTCCAGAATCCCTTTCGGATGTGATGTTCTCAATCTCCGGTAGTGAAGCAAATGAAACTGCTATCCAGATTGCTCGCGAGTATACTGGATCACAGAAAGTTCTCACCCGATGGCGGTCGTATCACGGATCGACATATGGAGCTGCCAGTCTCACTGGTGATCCAGAGACACGGGCCACTGTTGAACGTCATGCTGCAGTAACTGGTGCTGCAAAATTCCTTCCTCCCATGATCCACCGGTCTCCTTTCGATGGCGATACACCAGAGGAAATCGGTCAGCAAGCAGCAGACCATCTCGAGTTTGTTATCCGGAACGAAGGACCTGACTCGATCGCAGCAATTCTTACTGAACCGGTTGCTGGTACGAGTGGTGCGTACCCTGCACCACCGGGATACTTTGAACGTGTTCGAGAACTGTGTAATAAATATGACATTCTCTTAATTTCGGATGAGGTCATTGCTGGATTTGGTCGATGTGGGGACTGGTTTGGTATTCAGACTGAAGGCGTTGAGCCAGATATGATAACCTTTGCAAAGGGAGTTACAAGCGCTTATGTTCCACTCGCAGGAGTGCTCGCAAGCGACGAAATCGGTAGTTGGCTCAAGGAGACAGGGTTTGAACTCGGCCAGACATTTGCGGGTCATCCTGTTGGATGTGCAGCCGGACTTGGGGCATTAGATGTCTACGAAGATGAGCTCATCGAAAATGTTCAACTTTTGGAAGACGAATTCCAGAATGAACTTAAAAAGATCGAAGAAAGATATGAGGCTGTTGGGTCTGTCCACGGACGCGGCTTCTTGTGGAGCGTCGAATTCACGGACCCAGAAACAGGTGAACCGTTTGTTGATCCACGTATTGAGGATAGTGAAAATCCAGTTAAACAGGTTCGCGAAATCGCTGCGGAAAATGGTGTCCTATTTGGCAGTGGCCGTCCTGACATTCAGGTCCTTTTGAGTCCGCCACTCTGCATTAATTCAGACAAGATAAATAAAGCTATATCAGTTCTTGATTCTGCAATTAATGAAATATTCGAATAA
- a CDS encoding helix-hairpin-helix domain-containing protein, whose translation MKEYPSDQDYKSIVDEKYGRDKAQSFFRRHSHVLVHSGETEDLANLTRRIFLGYDQTTSLKEDVLEKDKRKKATAFIFETEADEEDLVQDLERTINTNYQYNENKELEVQSVASTDDGFDINLQYEDRSPSRRPLQNTQTRSITVSLTQTEDDEVWQGTQEYRYSDEFNAASDFFDDWESKRLKERKPSIKRINFNLKTIPAEDSVEMFNTFLQEAPGEWRFEEVLELGIKQTGETGGVLEVEEAEFEEEEEIEEELDEQLRGITDAVFKGSGLRENQFVQDCLDNGFYFNSVRALFDGLDSTDSIEVKLQFKQSPKTTFDLSIVEEYERRDEGYDPGNLGPDKRKNTRKEFRSSIVDLYGEYTDREALIQNQYGDELTQFNGITENNTDQLHDLGIETPQDLYDADPETLVEEVDGIGQKRAEDLTEELLED comes from the coding sequence ATGAAGGAGTATCCCAGCGACCAGGACTACAAAAGTATTGTTGATGAAAAGTACGGAAGAGACAAGGCACAGAGCTTCTTTCGGCGGCACTCCCACGTATTAGTACACTCCGGTGAGACAGAGGATCTCGCCAACCTAACACGCCGAATTTTCCTCGGGTATGACCAGACAACATCGCTGAAAGAAGACGTTCTGGAGAAAGACAAACGCAAGAAGGCAACCGCGTTCATCTTCGAGACTGAAGCCGACGAAGAGGACCTGGTACAGGATTTAGAGAGGACTATCAATACGAACTACCAGTACAACGAGAACAAAGAACTAGAGGTGCAGAGCGTAGCCAGCACCGACGACGGCTTCGATATTAACCTCCAGTACGAGGACCGCAGCCCATCCCGACGTCCGCTGCAAAACACACAGACACGTTCTATCACCGTCTCTCTCACGCAGACGGAAGACGACGAGGTCTGGCAGGGAACACAAGAGTACCGTTACTCAGACGAGTTCAACGCAGCAAGCGACTTCTTTGACGACTGGGAAAGCAAGAGGCTCAAAGAACGGAAGCCGAGCATCAAGAGAATCAACTTCAACCTGAAAACTATCCCGGCAGAGGACAGCGTCGAGATGTTCAACACCTTTCTTCAAGAAGCACCGGGCGAATGGAGGTTTGAAGAAGTCCTTGAGTTGGGGATAAAACAAACAGGTGAAACTGGCGGCGTCCTAGAGGTGGAAGAAGCCGAGTTCGAAGAAGAAGAAGAGATTGAAGAAGAGCTAGACGAACAACTCCGAGGCATCACCGACGCCGTGTTCAAGGGCAGCGGCCTTAGAGAAAACCAGTTTGTGCAGGACTGCTTGGACAACGGCTTCTACTTCAACTCAGTCCGGGCTTTATTCGACGGCTTAGACTCAACGGACTCCATCGAGGTCAAACTTCAGTTCAAACAAAGCCCAAAGACCACCTTTGACCTCTCCATCGTTGAGGAATACGAACGTCGTGACGAAGGCTACGACCCCGGCAATCTTGGACCCGACAAAAGAAAGAACACCCGGAAAGAGTTCAGAAGTTCCATTGTCGATCTCTACGGAGAATACACTGACCGAGAAGCCTTGATCCAGAACCAGTACGGTGACGAGTTGACTCAGTTCAATGGAATCACCGAGAATAACACTGATCAACTCCACGACCTCGGCATAGAAACGCCTCAGGACCTCTATGATGCCGACCCCGAAACCTTGGTTGAGGAGGTAGATGGGATCGGACAAAAGAGGGCTGAGGACCTAACTGAAGAATTACTTGAAGACTGA
- a CDS encoding ornithine cyclodeaminase family protein yields MPVLLLTSEEVAENARIEDVIPAVEDAFRAYDQGTAQMPAKSYIDLSQYNGDFRSMPAYLAADEWDAAGIKWVNVHPDNPTDHGLPTVMGTMIYSDPETARPLAIMDGTVLTRKRTGAAAAIATDYLAVNDATTLGIVGAGVQSYSQVEAIAEVRPIQEITVSDHDQAQVAEFIEYFDDRFDIREGEIQDAASCDVLSTVTPVREPIISRDDVNDHTHINAIGADAEGKQELETPLTLDAKLVIDDHSQTTHSGEINVPYSSGSLTDDDIYGELGEIVTGNRAGREADDTVTVFDSTGLAIQDVAAAHVTYQTACQNDSGSEFDLLGVN; encoded by the coding sequence ATGCCAGTACTCCTGCTTACCAGTGAGGAAGTCGCCGAGAACGCGCGCATAGAAGACGTGATCCCAGCAGTAGAGGATGCATTTAGAGCATATGATCAGGGAACTGCACAAATGCCGGCAAAGTCATACATTGACCTCAGCCAGTATAATGGCGATTTCCGATCAATGCCGGCATATTTAGCTGCGGACGAATGGGATGCAGCCGGCATTAAATGGGTAAACGTCCACCCAGATAATCCTACCGACCATGGTCTTCCTACAGTAATGGGAACAATGATCTACTCGGATCCTGAAACAGCCCGACCACTCGCGATTATGGATGGAACAGTCTTAACAAGGAAACGGACGGGTGCAGCCGCAGCAATTGCAACTGATTATTTAGCTGTGAACGATGCTACAACACTCGGTATTGTTGGCGCTGGGGTTCAGTCCTATTCGCAAGTAGAGGCAATCGCTGAGGTCCGCCCAATTCAGGAGATTACAGTCAGCGACCATGATCAAGCTCAAGTAGCTGAATTCATTGAATATTTTGACGATCGATTCGATATCCGAGAAGGAGAAATTCAAGATGCAGCATCGTGTGATGTCCTCTCTACCGTAACTCCTGTTCGAGAACCGATTATCTCTCGGGACGATGTTAATGATCACACCCACATCAATGCGATAGGCGCTGACGCAGAAGGGAAGCAGGAACTTGAGACACCTCTTACCCTTGACGCGAAGTTAGTTATCGATGATCACTCACAGACAACACACTCTGGTGAGATCAACGTTCCCTATTCATCAGGATCGCTAACCGATGACGATATTTATGGAGAACTTGGTGAAATTGTCACTGGGAATAGAGCAGGGCGAGAAGCTGATGACACAGTCACTGTCTTTGATAGTACTGGGTTAGCGATTCAAGACGTTGCTGCCGCACACGTTACATATCAGACTGCCTGTCAGAACGATAGCGGCTCTGAATTCGATTTACTGGGTGTAAATTAA
- a CDS encoding Lrp/AsnC family transcriptional regulator, protein MNDTLRTAPDLDETDLAILERIEDDFDVSLETLADQLDISKSAVHYRLNKLKDGGVIQSVTADIDPLMLGLEMAAITDVMVSHESGYSEDIGERLVELDGVEKVYYTMGDVDFVVVSRVQSRDQLNNIIERIVAIDGVNSTSSKFVMQEFDPEHGVAANLTDEARSAVIDHTGE, encoded by the coding sequence ATGAACGACACGCTCCGTACGGCCCCTGATCTAGACGAAACAGATCTTGCGATTCTTGAGCGCATCGAAGATGATTTCGACGTCAGTCTCGAAACGCTTGCGGACCAACTCGACATCTCGAAATCCGCCGTTCACTATCGCCTTAACAAACTCAAAGATGGCGGTGTAATTCAGAGTGTTACGGCTGACATCGATCCTCTCATGCTCGGTCTGGAGATGGCTGCAATCACCGATGTAATGGTTTCCCACGAGAGCGGATACTCTGAAGATATTGGTGAGCGACTGGTCGAACTCGATGGTGTCGAAAAGGTCTACTATACGATGGGTGACGTCGACTTCGTCGTCGTCAGTCGAGTCCAATCGCGCGATCAACTGAACAACATTATTGAGCGTATCGTCGCTATTGATGGGGTCAACTCGACATCCTCGAAATTCGTAATGCAGGAATTCGATCCTGAACACGGTGTCGCAGCAAATCTCACCGATGAAGCACGGTCGGCAGTGATCGATCATACCGGCGAGTAA
- the pdxS gene encoding pyridoxal 5'-phosphate synthase lyase subunit PdxS — MNDLNDLKYGTDLVKQGFAQMQKGGVIMDVVDPEQARIAEEAGAVAVMALEAVPADIRKRGGVARMADPADVEEIVGSVSIPVMGKARIGHTKEAQILEVIGADMIDESEVLTPADDAYHIDKREFTAPFVCGARNLGAALRRISEGAAMIRTKGEAGTGDVNQAVHHQRNIKSAIRKLEGMTHEEREAYAREIEAPVELVHETAKRGRLPVVNFAAGGIATPADAALMMHHECDGIFVGSGIFGAENPPMMAEAIVEAVNNWDDPERLAETSRNLGKGMKGDANVELPENEKIQTRGI; from the coding sequence ATGAATGACCTCAATGACCTCAAGTATGGAACAGATCTCGTTAAACAAGGATTTGCCCAGATGCAGAAGGGCGGCGTTATCATGGATGTCGTCGATCCCGAACAAGCACGTATCGCCGAAGAAGCGGGCGCCGTCGCCGTGATGGCCCTGGAAGCGGTGCCCGCGGACATCCGGAAGCGCGGCGGCGTCGCCCGAATGGCCGACCCTGCCGACGTCGAGGAGATTGTTGGGTCTGTCTCGATTCCAGTGATGGGGAAGGCTCGTATCGGCCACACGAAGGAGGCTCAGATCCTTGAGGTAATCGGCGCTGACATGATCGACGAGTCCGAAGTGCTGACACCTGCTGACGACGCTTACCACATCGACAAACGCGAGTTCACCGCGCCGTTCGTCTGCGGCGCGCGCAACCTCGGCGCGGCCCTCCGACGTATTTCAGAGGGCGCTGCGATGATCCGTACGAAGGGCGAGGCTGGCACCGGCGACGTCAACCAAGCGGTCCATCACCAGCGCAATATCAAAAGCGCAATCCGGAAGCTTGAGGGAATGACCCACGAAGAGCGCGAGGCATACGCCCGCGAGATCGAGGCGCCCGTGGAACTGGTCCACGAGACTGCGAAACGCGGTCGGCTGCCGGTCGTCAACTTTGCGGCGGGCGGCATCGCGACGCCGGCCGACGCCGCGCTCATGATGCATCACGAGTGTGACGGTATCTTCGTCGGCAGCGGCATCTTCGGTGCTGAGAACCCACCAATGATGGCCGAAGCCATCGTCGAGGCCGTGAACAACTGGGATGACCCCGAACGACTCGCCGAAACCTCGAGGAACCTCGGCAAGGGAATGAAGGGCGACGCGAACGTTGAACTACCTGAAAACGAAAAAATCCAGACTAGGGGTATCTAG